One Setaria italica strain Yugu1 chromosome II, Setaria_italica_v2.0, whole genome shotgun sequence DNA segment encodes these proteins:
- the LOC101758024 gene encoding uncharacterized protein LOC101758024 isoform X3 — translation MVIVRRSRSPRPGRHVDNEASHRSNANNGQNADGISRSEPEIVNYQEYENPALSIGEGSVVIGGCHDAMQSSAEVKCPLCRGSVSGWIPAGEVRQYLDRKLRTCSHDSCKFVGTYEQLREHARNAHFLTKPAHVDLSRKRTWDRIEREQEVGDVISAIRSQIPGAIIVGDYVIETRDDMSPDIDSGDESSEEWWSDRGDAESPGNRLDSPSVWANDTLGSPSIWPDERRNLPRLLPQNNRVSPRLSFSNRRSLHSDWQGIRQPRTQSLLRPGFSNRHSGHRSNYRGYRRTFLDRSYTRDPGGSIDPSLVPSRRQRLRYTHRSHY, via the exons ATGGTGATAGTAAG ACGTTCACGGAGTCCAAGACCTGGAAGACATGTTGATAATGAAGCATCTCATCGTTCCAATGCAAACAATGGCCAAAATGCAGATGGCATATCTAGATCTGAGCCTGAGATTGTTAACTATCAAGAATACGAAAACCCAGCCTTATCTATAGGAGAAGGAAGTGTTGTAATAGGGGGATGTCATGATGCTATGCAAAGTTCTGCTGAAGTGAAATGCCCTCTGTGTAGAGGATCTGTATCTGGCTGGATCCCTGCTGGAGAGGTGAGACAGTATCTGGACAGGAAGTTGAGAACTTGTTCCCATGATTCTTGCAAATTTGTTGGTACCTATGAGCAGCTGCGTGAACATGCTAGGAATGCACACTTTCTTACAAAGCCTGCTCATGTAGATCTGTCAAGGAAGAGAACTTGGGATCGCATTGAGCGTGAGCAAGAGGTTGGTGATGTCATTAGCGCAATCAGATCCCAGATACCTGGGGCAATAATAGTTGGTGACTACGTTATTGAAACTAGAGATGACATGTCTCCAGACATAGACTCTGGCGATGAAAGTAGTGAAGAGTGGTGGTCAGATCGAGGTGATGCTGAATCACCAGGTAACAGACTTGATTCCCCAAGTGTTTGGGCAAATGATACGCTAGGATCACCTAGCATTTGGCCAGATGAAAGACGTAATTTGCCAAGGCTTCTGCCACAGAACAACAGAGTTTCACCCAGGCTTTCGTTCAGCAATAGGCGTAGCTTGCATTCAGATTGGCAGGGGATTCGTCAACCAAGGACGCAGAGTCTACTGCGACCTGGCTTCTCAAATCGCCACTCTGGACATCGCAGCAATTATCGTGGCTATCGTCGCACGTTTCTGGATCGGTCATATACCCGAGATCCAGGGGGGAGCATAGATCCATCGTTGGTGCcaagccggcggcagcggctgcggTACACGCACAGAAGCCACTACTGA
- the LOC101756815 gene encoding BTB/POZ domain-containing protein At5g41330 produces the protein MASAAAVVALNVGGELFQTTTATLSRAGASSPLASLGPSSPSAPHFLDGDPLLFAQLLSFLRHGRLLAHPPPSAALLAEARHFALDGALLASLSPASAFAPLSLRPSALLPLTGRVAPSAVAVCPSPPHPASLVAAHGRVVTCFDAALSTRTSVLTPLPAVDSLLAVSPALALAGARDFPGVHLCRFSDEAPAAAAAVPKVLSWPGSPSATVLSMATTGAPSAPWLFASFESVRRNSSAMVAFDLNSFSPVAEIGRKEVFGADVEAAIPATKLGWLGEHNLLLAAGSHSSPGGVVGDIRLWDIRASATVPVWEVREKEDCFADVAASDTLSAIFKVGAASGEVFMADLRRLGNGGGIGLEPWVCIGNGQRAAAAASSRRKEGNGCKIECCCNWVFVARGADVEVWSQVELAPEAGGKKVMKRNWVGSGPSMEVGAGEEAIKEKAKIVSWAFGGSRMVLTRADQRSVEVWDSAPAAICANT, from the coding sequence atggcctccgccgccgccgtcgtcgccctcAACGTCGGCGGCGAGCTCTTCCAAACCACCACCGCCACGCTCTCCCGCGCCGGGGCTTCCTCCCCGCTCGCCTCCCTCGGCCCCTCCTCCCCGTCCGCCCCGCATTTCCTCGACGGCGACCCGCTCCTCTTCGCCcaactcctctccttcctccgccacggccgcctcctcgcgcacccccctccctccgccgcgctcctcgccgaGGCCCGCCACTTCGCGCTCGACGGCgccctcctcgcctccctctccccggCCTCCGCCTTCGCCCCGCTCTCGCTCCGGCCCTCCGCGCTCCTCCCGCTCACCGGCCGCGTCGCGCCCTCCGCCGTGGCGGTGTGCCCCTCTCCGCCGCACCCGGCCTCCCTCGTCGCCGCGCACGGAAGGGTCGTCACCTGCTTCGACGCCGCGCTCTCCACCCGCACCAGCGTCCTCACGCCGCTTCCCGCCGTTGACTCGCTCCTCGCGGTGTCCCCCGCCCTCGCGCTCGCGGGCGCGCGCGACTTCCCCGGCGTCCACCTCTGCCGGTTCTCCGATgaagcccccgccgccgccgccgctgttccGAAGGTGCTTTCCTGGCCGGGCTCGCCCTCCGCCACCGTGCTGTCGATGGCGACCACAGGGGCACCATCAGCACCATGGCTCTTCGCCAGCTTCGAGTCGGTACGGCGCAACTCGAGCGCCATGGTGGCGTTCGACCTGAATTCCTTCTCTCCTGTGGCGGAAATCGGGCGGAAGGAGGTGTTCGGCGCGGACGTCGAGGCCGCGATACCAGCAACCAAGCTGGGGTGGCTTGGTGAGCACAATCTCTTGCTCGCTGCTGGATCACACTCCAGCCCTGGCGGGGTGGTGGGGGACATACGCCTGTGGGATATCCGGGCCAGCGCTACGGTGCCAGTGTGGGAGGTCAGGGAGAAGGAGGACTGCTTTGCTGATGTTGCCGCATCAGACACTCTGTCAGCAATATTCAAGGTTGGGGCTGCATCTGGGGAGGTGTTCATGGCAGACTTGAGGAGGCTTGGTAACGGTGGTGGCATTGGGTTGGAGCCGTGGGTGTGCATCGGCAACGGACAGAGGGCGGCTGCTGCGGCATCATCTAGAAGGAAAGAGGGGAATGGCTGTAAGATCGAGTGCTGCTGCAATTGGGTGTTTGTGGCACGCGGAGCAGATGTGGAGGTGTGGAGTCAGGTCGAGTTGGCACCAGAGGCCGGTGGAAAGAAGGTGATGAAGAGGAATTGGGTCGGCAGCGGACCATCCATGGAGGTGGGGGCTGGCGAAGAGGCGATTAAGGAGAAGGCCAAGATTGTCAGCTGGGCATTTGGAGGCAGTAGGATGGTATTGACCAGAGCTGATCAGAGGTCTGTCGAAGTATGGGATAGTGCTCCTGCGGCAATCTGTGCAAATACCTAA
- the LOC101757622 gene encoding thaumatin-like protein 1b — protein MAMATGGVPDLRLIVFLVFLLSTSHGAKAVQFTFRNNCPETVWPATLTSSGPAFPTTGFALAPGASVSFPGVGATWSGRVWGRHRCTTTTGARFSCESGDCGTGQVACGGAGGAPPATLAEFTLGGGANKDFYDVSNVDGFNLPVDIEPAAAGDGRCQRTSCPADINQVCPGELAVRAAASSARNGGDAAVVGCKSACLAFGTDEYCCRGRFASPATCKPSGYSRLFKAQCPQAYSYAYDDRSSTFTCNGSVDYHVTFCPGSGATRSHAVLSPDGNN, from the exons ATGGCCATGGCCACTGGAGGTGTGCCGGATCTCCGTCTGATCGTATTCTTGGTCTTCCTCCTTAGTACATCACACG GTGCGAAGGCGGTGCAGTTCACCTTCCGCAACAACTGCCCGGAGACCGTCTGGCCGGCGACGCTGACATCCAGCGGCCCCGCGTTCCCGACCACCGGCTTCGCCCTGGCGCCGGGCGCCTCCGTCTCCTTCCCCGGCGTGGGCGCCACGTGGTCGGGCCGGGTGTGGGGCCGCCACcgctgcaccaccaccaccggcgcgcGCTTCTCCTGCGAGTCCGGCGACTGCGGGACGGGGCAGGtcgcgtgcggcggcgccggcggcgccccgccGGCCACGCTGGCCGAGTTcaccctcggcggcggcgcgaacaAGGACTTCTACGACGTGAGCAACGTCGACGGCTTCAACCTGCCCGTGGACATCgagcccgccgcggccggcgatggGCGCTGCCAGCGGACTTCGTGCCCGGCGGACATCAACCAGGTGTGCCCGGGCGAGCTGGCGGTGAGAGCGGCAGCGTCGTCGGCGAGGAACGGTGGCGATGCGGCGGTGGTGGGCTGCAAGAGCGCGTGTCTGGCGTTCGGCACCGACGAGTACTGCTGCCGCGGGCGGTTCGCGTCGCCGGCGACGTGCAAGCCGAGCGGGTACTCGAGGCTGTTCAAGGCGCAGTGCCCGCAGGCCTACAGCTACGCGTACGACGACAGGAGCAGCACCTTCACCTGCAATGGTAGCGTCGACTATCACGTCACCTTCTGCCCTGGCTCCGGCGCGACGAGGAGCCACGCCGTGCTGTCGCCCGACGGGAACAACTAG
- the LOC101757232 gene encoding homeobox-leucine zipper protein ROC6-like, which produces MNAELWVQSPRVPNRTVNILRFSKLVDEKQWAVMDVSVDGILGREVTPARYMGCRLLPSGCLIKDLSNGYCKVTWIVHVEYDETTVPMMFKPLFLTGQALGARRWLASLQRQREYAAALHSSRDLGNNNTGILKLAQQMMASFYTAVSGPVTQTQATSNINEWFGSMGTGVERPDAPVRMVTWRKAGTASGEPADLVLSATTTLWLPSTPPERVFDYLRNEKLRGEWDMLTIDTAVKELGYIATGHPGNVVSVLCSNITDGTKNKMLILQEARTDVSGSLVVYAPIRENTMHAVMNSGNNTFVSFLPSGFAILPDGHGKASQALVTAASTSRAPVCRHNNTEGSLLTMAYQVLLPDNLTAGAMDDVGKLICHAINKIKTAVKADIILPA; this is translated from the exons ATGAATGCCGAGCTGTGGGTGCAGTCACCACGTGTGCCAAACCGCACCGTGAACATTTTGAGGTTTAGCAAACTGGTTGATGAGAAGCAATGGGCTGTGATGGacgtttctgttgatggcatcCTTGGACGGGAAGTTACACCAGCTAGGTATATGGGCTGCAGGCTGCTTCCATCTGGCTGCCTAATTAAGGACCTGAGCAATGGATACTGCAAG GTCACATGGATTGTGCATGTGGAGTACGATGAGACCACCGTGCCAATGATGTTTAAACCACTATTCCTCACCGGGCAAGCCCTGGGTGCGCGCCGCTGGCTCGCTTCACTCCAGAGGCAGCGTGAATATGCCGCTGCTTTGCACTCCAGCCGTGATCTAGGCAACAACAACACAG GTATCCTAAAGCTGGCGCAGCAGATGATGGCAAGCTTCTACACGGCTGTCTCTGGGCCTGTCACTCAGACTCAGGCAACGAGCAACATCAACGAGTGGTTTGGCAGCATGGGTACTGGCGTTGAGAGGCCTGATGCACCTGTACGCATGGTGACCTGGAGAAAAGCTGGCACTGCATCTGGAGAACCCGCCGACTTGGTTCTTAGTGCCACCACCACGCTGTGGCTACCCAGCACTCCACCTGAGCGCGTGTTCGACTATCTCCGCAATGAGAAGCTCCGTGGCGAGTGGGATATGCTCACCATTGACACCGCAGTGAAGGAGTTAGGCTACATTGCCACGGGCCACCCTGGCAATGTCGTGTCTGTCCTCTGCTCCAAT ATCACTGATGGAACGAAAAACAAGATGTTGATCCTGCAGGAGGCACGCACGGACGTGTCAGGCTCCCTGGTGGTGTACGCTCCTATTAGAGAGAACACCATGCATGCTGTCATGAACAGTGGTAACAACACCTTTGTCTCCTTCCTGCCATCTGGATTTGCCATCCTCCCAGATGGCCACGGCAAAGCTAGCCAAGCTCTGGTCACTGCTGCAAGCACCTCCAGAGCTCCCGTCTGTCGCCACAATAACACCGAGGGGTCTCTTCTAACCATGGCCTACCAGGTACTGCTGCCTGACAATCTCACCGCAGGGGCCATGGATGATGTTGGAAAGCTGATCTGCCATGCGATAAACAAAATCAAGACTGCCGTCAAGGCTGACATCATCCTCCCAGCTTGA
- the LOC101758024 gene encoding uncharacterized protein LOC101758024 isoform X2 — MNGDSKVLASHSTYSVLSNSNIRTVQPRAHYNIISRRSRSPRPGRHVDNEASHRSNANNGQNADGISRSEPEIVNYQEYENPALSIGEGSVVIGGCHDAMQSSAEVKCPLCRGSVSGWIPAGEVRQYLDRKLRTCSHDSCKFVGTYEQLREHARNAHFLTKPAHVDLSRKRTWDRIEREQEVGDVISAIRSQIPGAIIVGDYVIETRDDMSPDIDSGDESSEEWWSDRGDAESPGNRLDSPSVWANDTLGSPSIWPDERRNLPRLLPQNNRVSPRLSFSNRRSLHSDWQGIRQPRTQSLLRPGFSNRHSGHRSNYRGYRRTFLDRSYTRDPGGSIDPSLVPSRRQRLRYTHRSHY, encoded by the coding sequence ATGAATGGTGATAGTAAGGTCCTTGCTTCACACTCAACCTATTCGGTGCTTTCAAACTCCAATATCAGAACTGTCCAACCAAGAGCTCACTATAATATCATTTCCAGACGTTCACGGAGTCCAAGACCTGGAAGACATGTTGATAATGAAGCATCTCATCGTTCCAATGCAAACAATGGCCAAAATGCAGATGGCATATCTAGATCTGAGCCTGAGATTGTTAACTATCAAGAATACGAAAACCCAGCCTTATCTATAGGAGAAGGAAGTGTTGTAATAGGGGGATGTCATGATGCTATGCAAAGTTCTGCTGAAGTGAAATGCCCTCTGTGTAGAGGATCTGTATCTGGCTGGATCCCTGCTGGAGAGGTGAGACAGTATCTGGACAGGAAGTTGAGAACTTGTTCCCATGATTCTTGCAAATTTGTTGGTACCTATGAGCAGCTGCGTGAACATGCTAGGAATGCACACTTTCTTACAAAGCCTGCTCATGTAGATCTGTCAAGGAAGAGAACTTGGGATCGCATTGAGCGTGAGCAAGAGGTTGGTGATGTCATTAGCGCAATCAGATCCCAGATACCTGGGGCAATAATAGTTGGTGACTACGTTATTGAAACTAGAGATGACATGTCTCCAGACATAGACTCTGGCGATGAAAGTAGTGAAGAGTGGTGGTCAGATCGAGGTGATGCTGAATCACCAGGTAACAGACTTGATTCCCCAAGTGTTTGGGCAAATGATACGCTAGGATCACCTAGCATTTGGCCAGATGAAAGACGTAATTTGCCAAGGCTTCTGCCACAGAACAACAGAGTTTCACCCAGGCTTTCGTTCAGCAATAGGCGTAGCTTGCATTCAGATTGGCAGGGGATTCGTCAACCAAGGACGCAGAGTCTACTGCGACCTGGCTTCTCAAATCGCCACTCTGGACATCGCAGCAATTATCGTGGCTATCGTCGCACGTTTCTGGATCGGTCATATACCCGAGATCCAGGGGGGAGCATAGATCCATCGTTGGTGCcaagccggcggcagcggctgcggTACACGCACAGAAGCCACTACTGA
- the LOC101756710 gene encoding homeobox-leucine zipper protein ROC6-like: MEKGGQQANENRHCLDFGNDPSHKLWNNQEDAIEDRLGDEGYAHTDPEDEDYVPECKPSKPVKRKRLTPQQTQELMAVYGTCTHPDAEKLEALGTKIGLEPCRVKVWFQNRRPQMKKKAQVEQNKQIQQENASLLAENQSLRQAMLIQSCITCGGKTLPSDPLAEKQRLLIENTRLQDECLRASVVHGKIIHTSAFTKPAPWIISSGVDREALRRHADTSMEQFLVLATKGEPMWLPTTDSEMLNYEYGARMSPCLFGLRPEGFVVEATRDTAMVWGTATDLVGILMDTVRICSIFPVTHFGFSCVLYICVLVRMSLSFYRLAGLRRFQGSWQVW, encoded by the exons ATGGAGAAAGGGGGTCAACAAGCCAATGAGAACCGACATTGTCTGGACTTCGGAAATGACCCCTCCCATAAGCTATGGAACAACCAGGAGGATGCAATTGAGGACCGCTTGGGAGATGAGGGCTATGCCCACACTGATCCTGAAGATGAGGACTATGTTCCTGAGTGCAAGCCCTCAAAGCCTGTTAAGCGCAAGCGCCTCACACCACAGCAGACTCAAGAACTCATGGC TGTGTATGGCACGTGTACTCACCCAGATGCCGAGAAACTGGAGGCACTTGGCACAAAGATTGGTTTGGAGCCATGTCGGGTGAAGGTCTGGTTCCAAAACAGACGCCCTCAAATGAAG AAGAAGGCTCAGGTGGAGCAAAACAAACAGATTCAGCAAGAGAATGCTTCACTGCTGGCTGAGAACCAATCACTCCGTCAGGCCATGCTGATTCAGTCATGCATCACATGTGGTGGCAAGACACTGCCCTCCGATCCATTGGCAGAGAAGCAGCGCTTGCTCATCGAGAATACAAGGCTCCAGGATGAATGTCTGCGTGCTTCTGTTGTCCACGGCAAGATTATCCACACTTCTGCTTTCACAAAACCCGCGCCGTGGATCATCAGCAGCGGAGTTGATCGTGAAGCACTTCGCCGTCACGCAGATACATCTATGGAGCAGTTTCTGGTGCTCGCAACCAAGGGGGAGCCGATGTGGCTACCTACCACTGACAGCGAAATGCTTAACTATGAGTACGGAGCCAGAATGTCTCCGTGCTTGTTTGGGCTCCGCCCCGAGGGGTTTGTCGTGGAGGCAACCAGGGACACTGCCATGGTTTGGGGCACTGCTACTGACCTCGTTGGCATCCTGATGGACACGGTACGTATCTGCTCCATTTTTCCGGTAACACACTTTGGGTTCTCATGTGTACTATATATATGTGTCCTTGTGCGTATGTCTTTGTCGTTTTACAGGCTCGCTGGTCTGAGACGTTTCCAGGGGTCGTGGCAAGTGTGGTAG
- the LOC101758024 gene encoding uncharacterized protein LOC101758024 isoform X1: MTSKKSNRSTVTSRTALHMEWDRISCPICMEQPHNAVLLICSSYKNGCRCYVCNTSHRHSNCLDRFRKMNGDSKVLASHSTYSVLSNSNIRTVQPRAHYNIISRRSRSPRPGRHVDNEASHRSNANNGQNADGISRSEPEIVNYQEYENPALSIGEGSVVIGGCHDAMQSSAEVKCPLCRGSVSGWIPAGEVRQYLDRKLRTCSHDSCKFVGTYEQLREHARNAHFLTKPAHVDLSRKRTWDRIEREQEVGDVISAIRSQIPGAIIVGDYVIETRDDMSPDIDSGDESSEEWWSDRGDAESPGNRLDSPSVWANDTLGSPSIWPDERRNLPRLLPQNNRVSPRLSFSNRRSLHSDWQGIRQPRTQSLLRPGFSNRHSGHRSNYRGYRRTFLDRSYTRDPGGSIDPSLVPSRRQRLRYTHRSHY, from the coding sequence ATGACAAGTAAGAAAAGTAACAGATCTACAGTCACATCACGCACTGCTCTGCATATGGAATGGGACAGGATTTCTTGCCCTATTTGTATGGAGCAACCCCACAATGCTGTTTTACTTATATGCAGTTCATACAAGAATGGCTGCAGATGTTACGTTTGTAACACAAGCCATCGACACTCTAATTGCCTTGACCGGTTCAGAAAAATGAATGGTGATAGTAAGGTCCTTGCTTCACACTCAACCTATTCGGTGCTTTCAAACTCCAATATCAGAACTGTCCAACCAAGAGCTCACTATAATATCATTTCCAGACGTTCACGGAGTCCAAGACCTGGAAGACATGTTGATAATGAAGCATCTCATCGTTCCAATGCAAACAATGGCCAAAATGCAGATGGCATATCTAGATCTGAGCCTGAGATTGTTAACTATCAAGAATACGAAAACCCAGCCTTATCTATAGGAGAAGGAAGTGTTGTAATAGGGGGATGTCATGATGCTATGCAAAGTTCTGCTGAAGTGAAATGCCCTCTGTGTAGAGGATCTGTATCTGGCTGGATCCCTGCTGGAGAGGTGAGACAGTATCTGGACAGGAAGTTGAGAACTTGTTCCCATGATTCTTGCAAATTTGTTGGTACCTATGAGCAGCTGCGTGAACATGCTAGGAATGCACACTTTCTTACAAAGCCTGCTCATGTAGATCTGTCAAGGAAGAGAACTTGGGATCGCATTGAGCGTGAGCAAGAGGTTGGTGATGTCATTAGCGCAATCAGATCCCAGATACCTGGGGCAATAATAGTTGGTGACTACGTTATTGAAACTAGAGATGACATGTCTCCAGACATAGACTCTGGCGATGAAAGTAGTGAAGAGTGGTGGTCAGATCGAGGTGATGCTGAATCACCAGGTAACAGACTTGATTCCCCAAGTGTTTGGGCAAATGATACGCTAGGATCACCTAGCATTTGGCCAGATGAAAGACGTAATTTGCCAAGGCTTCTGCCACAGAACAACAGAGTTTCACCCAGGCTTTCGTTCAGCAATAGGCGTAGCTTGCATTCAGATTGGCAGGGGATTCGTCAACCAAGGACGCAGAGTCTACTGCGACCTGGCTTCTCAAATCGCCACTCTGGACATCGCAGCAATTATCGTGGCTATCGTCGCACGTTTCTGGATCGGTCATATACCCGAGATCCAGGGGGGAGCATAGATCCATCGTTGGTGCcaagccggcggcagcggctgcggTACACGCACAGAAGCCACTACTGA
- the LOC101757127 gene encoding uncharacterized protein LOC101757127 — MDPPPLRPPLMEELVEEVLLRVSPDDPATLVRAAVGCKRWCRLISGATFRRRFRELHPAAPMLGFLYARRSGTDFVPASSFRPPHAFREDWNAIDARHGRVLVVALESFSPTGTRFIVWDPVTDGAQSLPILEFRPYSWGDAVLCATAGCDHLDRRGGPFLVVVVVTDVSQMRTSAYEYSSDQGTWSEPITVQHPNDWIMIRLHAHVGNALYFNYGLMILKYELGKRELAFIDLPSEFHARHMVLMQAEDGGLGFATIQESKLSLWSREAGADGYAGWAQQRVIDLDKLLPVSDCNISVSPYVYAARPPYVVAVADNVGVIFIGKDDGLFTVHLNSGRAERIVVESNSNFKVVPYVLNMDSFLLHNLLCRPGLSGLHIGYLFGWLNESTLRCRNVFLVP, encoded by the coding sequence ATGGATCCGCCGCCGCTGAGGCCGCCTCTGATGGAGGAACTCGTCGAGGAGGTGCTCCTCCGCGTCTCGCCGGACGACCCCGCGACCCTCGTCCGCGCCGCGGTCGGCTGCAAGCGCTGGTGCCGCCTCATCTCCGGCGCCACCTTCCGCCGCAGGTTCCGCGAGCTCCACCCCGCGGCCCCCATGCTCGGCTTCCTCTACGCGCGCAGGTCCGGCACCGACTTCgtgccggcctcctccttccgccCGCCCCACGCCTTCCGGGAGGACTGGAACGCGATCgacgcccgccacggccgcgtgcTGGTGGTCGCTTTGGAGTCGTTCTCGCCCACGGGGACGAGGTTCATCGTGTGGGACCCCGTCACCGACGGCGCGCAGAGCCTGCCTATTCTGGAATTCCGGCCCTATTCATGGGGTGACGCGGTTCTCTGCGCAACGGCAGGCTGCGACCATCTCGACCGCCGCGGGGGCcccttcctcgtcgtcgtcgttgtcacAGATGTGTCACAGATGCGCACGTCCGCCTACGAATACTCATCCGACCAAGGTACATGGAGCGAACCGATCACAGTGCAGCACCCCAACGACTGGATCATGATTAGACTGCACGCCCATGTGGGGAATGCTCTGTACTTCAACTACGGGCTGATGATCCTCAAGTATGAATTGGGAAAGCGAGAACTGGCGTTCATCGATCTACCATCAGAATTCCATGCACGGCACATGGTCCTCATGCAAGCGGAGGATGGTGGGCTGGGATTCGCCACCATACAGGAGTCCAAGCTGTCTCTGTGGTCGAGGGAGGCTGGTGCGGACGGATATGCTGGATGGGCACAACAGAGAGTCATCGACCTTGATAAGCTGCTACCAGTTTCGGATTGTAACATCTCAGTCTCACCTTATGTGTATGCTGCACGCCCACCTTACGTGGTTGCCGTCGCGGACAATGTCGGTGTCATTTTCATAGGGAAGGATGATGGGCTATTCACTGTTCATCTAAACTCCGGCCGGGCTGAGAGGATAGTAGTAGAGTCCAATTCCAACTTCAAGGTTGTTCCCTACGTGTTAAATATGGACTCATTTTTGCTACACAATCTACTTTGCAGGCCAGGCCTCAGTGGACTGCATATTGGTTACCTTTTTGGTTGGCTAAATGAGAGTACGTTGCGATGCAGAAATGTGTTTCTTGTTCCTTGA